The following proteins are encoded in a genomic region of Burkholderia pyrrocinia:
- the cysS gene encoding cysteine--tRNA ligase: MESLRIYNTLARDKQVFVPRQSGEVRMYVCGITVYDYCHVGHARMLVVFDLVQRWLRAIGYRVTYVRNITDIDDKIIRRAVENGETIKSLTDRFIGAMHEDESALGIQRPDIEPRATQFIPQMLGMIETLETNGYAYQAADGDVNYSVRKFANYGKLSGKSLDDLRAGERVAANDAKEDPLDFVLWKRAKPEDPEGASWASKYGMGRPGWHIECSAMGCTLLGDHFDIHGGGQDLQFPHHENEIAQSEGATGQTFVNYWLHNGFVQVDNEKMSKSLGNFFTIREVLERYDAEVMRFFIVRTHYRSPLNYSDVHLDDARASLTRLYTALKDVEADTLALDWNEPHAQRFAAAMNDDFNTPVAVATLFELAGEVNRTRDVSLARQLKQLAGLLGLLGREPRAFLQQASGAAQAGGLAADEIEAKIAARVAAKQAKDYAEADRIRAELLEAGIALEDKPGGSTEWRRV; the protein is encoded by the coding sequence ATGGAATCACTGCGCATCTACAACACGCTCGCGCGTGACAAGCAAGTTTTCGTGCCGCGCCAGTCCGGCGAAGTGCGGATGTACGTATGCGGGATCACCGTCTACGACTATTGTCACGTGGGCCACGCGCGCATGCTGGTCGTGTTCGACCTCGTCCAGCGCTGGTTGCGTGCGATCGGCTACCGGGTCACGTATGTGCGCAACATCACCGACATCGACGACAAGATCATCCGCCGCGCGGTCGAGAACGGCGAGACGATCAAGTCGCTGACCGACCGGTTCATCGGTGCGATGCACGAGGATGAAAGCGCGCTCGGCATCCAGCGGCCCGACATCGAGCCGCGCGCGACGCAATTCATTCCGCAGATGCTCGGCATGATCGAGACGCTCGAGACGAACGGCTACGCGTACCAGGCGGCCGACGGCGACGTCAATTACTCGGTGCGCAAGTTCGCGAACTACGGGAAGCTGTCGGGCAAGTCGCTCGACGATCTCCGCGCGGGCGAGCGCGTCGCCGCGAACGACGCGAAGGAAGATCCGCTCGATTTCGTGTTGTGGAAACGCGCGAAGCCGGAAGATCCGGAAGGCGCGTCGTGGGCGTCGAAGTACGGGATGGGCCGCCCGGGCTGGCACATCGAGTGCTCGGCGATGGGCTGCACGCTGCTCGGCGATCATTTCGACATCCACGGCGGCGGGCAGGATCTGCAATTCCCGCACCACGAGAACGAGATCGCGCAGAGCGAAGGCGCGACCGGCCAGACGTTCGTCAACTACTGGTTGCACAACGGCTTCGTGCAGGTCGACAACGAGAAGATGTCGAAATCGCTCGGCAACTTCTTCACGATCCGCGAAGTGCTCGAGCGATACGACGCCGAGGTCATGCGCTTCTTCATCGTGCGCACGCACTACCGGTCGCCGCTCAACTACAGCGACGTGCATCTCGACGATGCGCGCGCGTCGCTCACGCGCCTCTACACCGCACTGAAGGATGTCGAGGCCGACACGCTCGCGCTCGACTGGAACGAGCCGCACGCGCAGCGTTTCGCGGCTGCGATGAACGACGATTTCAACACGCCTGTTGCGGTGGCGACGCTGTTCGAGCTGGCGGGCGAGGTGAATCGCACGCGCGACGTGTCGCTCGCGCGGCAACTGAAACAGCTGGCAGGCCTGCTCGGCCTGCTGGGCCGCGAACCGCGCGCGTTCCTGCAGCAGGCGTCCGGCGCCGCGCAGGCGGGCGGGCTCGCTGCCGACGAGATCGAAGCGAAGATCGCCGCGCGCGTCGCGGCGAAGCAAGCGAAGGACTATGCCGAAGCGGACCGGATCCGGGCGGAATTGCTCGAGGCCGGTATCGCACTTGAAGACAAACCGGGCGGATCGACCGAATGGCGTCGCGTATGA
- a CDS encoding peptidylprolyl isomerase, producing MKRLLLALGGAALLATAPAFAQSATAHPVVQLKTSQGDIRVELYPEKAPKSVANFLDYVKAGQYNGTIFHRVIKGFMIQGGGYKTNFEEKPTRAPIPLESRNGLKNLTGTIAMARTSDPNSATAQFFINTVDNSGLDYPNPDGNGYAVFGKVVSGLDVVKKIEGVATTSRGPMQDVPAQPIVIESASIVSK from the coding sequence ATGAAACGTCTGTTGCTGGCGCTTGGCGGCGCCGCCCTTCTCGCGACCGCGCCCGCGTTCGCGCAATCGGCTACCGCGCACCCCGTCGTGCAGCTGAAGACCTCGCAGGGCGACATCCGCGTCGAGCTCTACCCGGAGAAGGCGCCGAAGTCCGTCGCCAACTTCCTCGATTACGTGAAGGCCGGCCAGTACAACGGCACGATCTTCCATCGCGTGATCAAGGGCTTCATGATCCAGGGCGGCGGCTACAAGACCAACTTCGAGGAAAAGCCGACCCGCGCGCCGATCCCGCTGGAGAGCCGCAATGGTCTGAAGAACCTGACGGGCACGATCGCAATGGCGCGCACGAGCGATCCGAATTCGGCCACCGCGCAGTTCTTCATCAACACGGTCGACAACAGCGGCCTCGACTACCCGAACCCGGACGGCAACGGCTATGCGGTGTTCGGCAAGGTCGTGTCGGGTCTCGACGTCGTGAAGAAGATCGAAGGCGTGGCGACGACCTCGCGCGGCCCGATGCAGGACGTGCCCGCACAGCCGATCGTGATCGAATCGGCCAGCATCGTCTCGAAGTAA
- a CDS encoding tetratricopeptide repeat protein yields MKPHRGRAQSAATLVATTVMGVALTLFAAPAAHAQKAPATADGTPEIDASIAGKQWKQALAQLDARIASNPHDVQAQFKRGTVLARLNRDDDAIQQFVAITQAYPELPEPYNNLAALYAKHGRYDEARTALVTATQSNPSYSLAYENLGDLYLRLAAESYKRAQSLGRTSGATAQRLADLQKIVSPPKAAPNARAVAPASRDYTSRAAANVSTTTLPMSPTFQFSGPSGALAAPYVAPPSQ; encoded by the coding sequence ATGAAACCTCATCGCGGCCGCGCGCAGAGCGCTGCGACCCTCGTTGCGACCACCGTCATGGGCGTCGCGCTGACGCTTTTCGCGGCCCCCGCGGCGCATGCGCAGAAGGCCCCGGCCACCGCCGACGGCACCCCCGAAATCGACGCGTCCATCGCCGGCAAACAGTGGAAGCAGGCGCTCGCGCAGCTCGACGCGCGCATCGCGTCGAACCCGCACGACGTGCAGGCGCAGTTCAAGCGCGGCACCGTGCTGGCCCGCCTGAACCGCGACGACGACGCGATCCAGCAGTTCGTCGCGATCACGCAGGCGTACCCCGAACTGCCCGAGCCATACAACAACCTCGCGGCGCTCTACGCGAAGCACGGCCGCTACGACGAAGCGCGCACCGCGCTCGTCACGGCGACGCAATCCAACCCGAGCTACTCGCTCGCGTACGAGAACCTCGGCGACCTGTACCTGCGCCTCGCGGCCGAGTCGTACAAGCGCGCGCAATCGCTCGGCCGCACGAGCGGCGCAACCGCGCAGCGCCTCGCCGACCTGCAGAAGATCGTGTCGCCGCCGAAGGCCGCGCCCAACGCCCGTGCGGTCGCGCCGGCCTCGCGCGACTACACCAGCCGCGCAGCCGCGAACGTGAGCACCACCACGCTGCCGATGTCGCCGACGTTCCAGTTCAGCGGTCCGTCGGGCGCACTGGCGGCGCCGTACGTCGCGCCGCCGTCGCAATAA
- a CDS encoding peptidylprolyl isomerase translates to MVELHTNHGVIKLELDAEKAPKSVENFLNYVKKGHYDNTVFHRVINGFMIQGGGFEPGLKQKPTDAPIDNEANNGLKNDNYTVAMARTNDPHSATAQFFINVNDNDFLNHSSPTPQGWGYAVFGKVVEGQDVVDKIKGVKTGNAGFHQDVPADDVVIEKAVVV, encoded by the coding sequence ATGGTTGAACTGCACACGAACCACGGCGTCATCAAGCTCGAACTCGACGCCGAGAAGGCACCGAAGTCGGTCGAGAACTTCCTGAACTACGTGAAGAAGGGCCACTACGACAACACGGTGTTCCATCGCGTGATCAACGGCTTCATGATCCAGGGCGGCGGCTTCGAGCCGGGCCTGAAGCAGAAGCCGACCGACGCGCCGATCGACAACGAGGCGAACAACGGCCTGAAGAACGACAACTACACGGTCGCGATGGCGCGCACCAACGATCCGCACTCGGCGACGGCCCAGTTCTTCATCAACGTGAACGACAACGACTTCCTGAACCACTCGTCGCCGACGCCGCAAGGCTGGGGCTACGCCGTGTTCGGCAAGGTCGTCGAAGGCCAGGACGTGGTCGACAAGATCAAGGGCGTCAAGACGGGCAACGCTGGCTTCCATCAGGACGTACCGGCCGACGACGTCGTGATCGAGAAGGCCGTCGTGGTCTGA